The sequence CACAGGGGGTTCAGGCGACTCACGGCGTCCTGCGTGCGCAGCAGCCCCTGCACGATCCACGGCTGGCGGCCCATCTCGGTGGCAATCCACCCGCTGAAGTTCGCCAGGTGAGGCGCCAGCGGCATCACCAGCAGCAGCGGGTACAGGCGCCCCGGGGTCTCCAGTTTCCCCGTACGCCAGCGCCACGTGTAGATCAGGGACACCAGCAGCATCAGGAAGCCCAGGCCCACCATGACCCGGAACGCCCAGTACACCGGCCACACCCACGGCGTGTAGTTCCCCGGGCCGTAGCGCGCCTCGTACGCCCGCTGCAGGTCGTTGATGCCCTGCGCACGCCCACTGAAATTGTTGAAGGCCAGGAACGAGCCCAGGTACGGCACAGACAGCTCAAAGCGGTTCTCCCGCCCGGCGTTGCTGGGCAGGGCCAGCAGACTCTCCGGCATCTGGGTGCCCTGAGGCGTCTCCCACAGGGCGCTGAACGCCGCGTACTTCATGGGCTGGTCCCGCACGGCGCTCTGCCCCTGGGCGTGCCCGGCCGCAATCACGCCCGCCGACCCGATCAGCGCGGTCACCAGCGCCACTTTGAAGCTCACGCGGAACGCGTCCACGTTCGCGCGGCGGCGCAGGTGGTAGGCGCTCACGGCCAGGACGAAAAACGCCGCCACCGTCAGGCCGCCCGTCCACAGGTGCGCGAACCACTCCAGGCCCTTGGGGTTCGTGACGATGGCCCACGCATCGGTCATCACGGCCCGGCCACCACGCAGTTCGAAGCCCACCGGGTGCTGCATCCAGGCGTTGGCGATGATGATCCAGAACGCACTGATGGTCGTGCCGGCCGCCACGATCCAGATGCTGGCCAGACCCGCCCAGGCGGGCAGGCGGTCCTTGCCGAACCACCACAGGCCCAGGAAGGTGCTCTCAAGGAAAAACGCCATCAGGACCTCCAGCGCCAGGGGCACGCCGAAGATGTTCCCCACGAAGTTCGAGAAGCCCTGCCAGTTCATGCCGAACTGAAATTCCTGCACGATGCCGGTCACGACCCCCACCGCGAAGTTGATGAAGAACAGATGCCCGAAAAACCGGGTGAGGTTCTCCATCTTCGGGTCCTGCGTGCGGTGGGCGATGGTCTGCAGCGTGGCGATGATCAGCGCGAAACCCACCGTGAACGGCACGAAGAAGTAATGAAAGATGCTCGTCGTGGCGAACTGAAAGCGCGACAGGTCCAGCGTGCTGAATCCCAGAATCTCATTCATACGGCCCTCCGGTCAGGCGTGGCCGCGGGATGAAGGCCGGCGGCACGCAGCTCAACCTGCCGGGTCGTCAGGGCCAGCGGCGCGCGGCGGTGGGTGATCAGCAGCAGGCTCCGCCCGGCCCGCTCGCAGTCGATCACCCGCAGCACCTGCGCTTCCGTGGCCGGGTCGAGGTGCGCGGTGGGTTCATCGAGAATCAGCACGTCGGCCTCCTTCAACAGCGCCCGCGCGAGGCTGACGCGGGCGCGCTCCCCGCCGGACAGGCGCGCCCCGCCCTCACCCACCCAGGTGCTGAGGTGCAGGTGGCCCAGGCCCAGGTCGTCCAGCAGCGCCCGGAACCGCTCCCGGGGCGCGTGTGGTGCGCCCAGGCGCAGGTTCTCCTCGACGCTGCCGTCCAGCAGCGGCGCGTCCTGTTCATGCAGGCTCAGCCGGGCGCGCAGGGCCGCCGGGTCCAGCGCCCGCAGGTCCGCGCCGCCCAGCTGCACCTGCCCGCTGTCCGGGTCCAGGTCCCGCGTGAGCAGCCGCGCCAGGGTGGTTTTGCCTTCGCCGCTGCGGCCCACCAGACCCACGGTCTCTCCGGGCGCCAGGTGCAGCGTGACGCTGCGCAGCACTGTCCGCCCCCCGCGCGTCACGGTGACGTTCCTGAGGTTCACCGCCAGCGGCCCGGCGGCAAGTGCGAGCGGGTGCGGGGGCGCCTGCACGGCGGGGTGCAGGGCGCCGAGCTCGGCCGCGCGCGCGCGGGCGGCGGTGGCCGCGGCGTGGGCCCCCGGCACCAGGGCCAGCGGCCCCAGCGCGTCGAAGGCCGCGGCCGCCAGCAGCACCACCGCCGCCAGCCACGCGCCGCCCAGCGCGCCCAGGTCGACCAGGGCCGCGCCGCGCGTCAGAACGCCCAACACGGCCACCGCGAACAGGGCCTCCCGCCCGAGCGTCAGCGCCGCACTCAGCTGACCCTGCGCGCGCTGCGTGCGGTGCAGCTGCCCGGCCAGCGCGGCGAGGGCCGGCCGGTGCAGGGCGGCTGCGCCGTCCGCGCCGGCACTCAGGGCGTCCAGCAGCCGCGCGCCGTGCTCACGGGCCAGCGTGGCTTCCTGCCGCGCCAGGCGGCCGGCGCGGCGCCGCGCGGCCCAGGGGAGGGTGGCGGCCAGGACCAGGGGGCCCAGCAGCGCGAGGCCCAGCGGCGTGTCCAGGCTCAGGAGCCACCCGGCGCTCAGCAGCGCCGCCGCCGCGAACGCCAGGGTGGGCAGGTGCACGCGCAGCGCCTCGAACTGCCGGGCGTCCAGGTCCGCGCCGCTGCGGGCCAGCAGGTCCCCGCTGCGCTCATGGGCCAGCAGGTCCCGTCCAAAGGTCGACAGCCGGTCGAACAGCGCCAGCCGCTGAGCCTCACCGCTGCGCAGCGCGGCGGCGTGCCCGCTGAGGCGTTCGGCGTAGCGCAGTGCGGCGCGGCCGACGCCCAGCGCGCGCACCAGCGTAACCAGCAGCGTGAGGCTGAGGAACACCTCCGGCCGCAGGGCCGCGCGGGCAATCAGCCGGCCGGACGCGCCCGCCAGCAGCACGCCCGCCACCGTGGCCGCCGCGCCCAGCAGCGCCGGCAGCACGAACGCCCGGCCGGTCATGCCCCGGCCTCCTTCAGGTGCAGGACCGGCCAGCCGGGTGGGGGCGCGCGGTGGGTGACCAGCACCACGGTCCGGCCGGCCGCGGCGCGCGCCACGAGGCGATGCACGTCCTGCGCGGTCTCGTCGTCCAGGTGCGCGGTCACCTCATCCAGCAGCAGCAGATCCGCGCCGGCCAGCAGCGCCCGCGCCAGGCCCAGCCGGGCCGTTTCTCCGCCCGACAGCAGCGTGCCGCCCTCGCCCAGCGGCTCGTCCAGGCCGCGGGGCAGCGCGTCCACCGTCGCGCGCAGGCCCACGGCGTCCACGGCGCGCTGCACCGCCGGATCGGCGGTGTGGGGGGCCAGCAGCCGCAGGTTCTCCCGCACGCTGGCGGCCAGCAGCCGCGGGTGCTGGGGGACCAGGGCGACGCGGCCCGCCCACGCCGGCGCCTGCAGGCTGTTCAGAGACGCTCCGTTGACGAGAATCTCCCCGTCATGGCCGACGTACTTGCCCAGGGCGTGCAGCAGAGCACTTTTTCCACTGCCGCTGGGTCCCAGCAGCGCCACGTGTGCGCCCGCTGGAAGATGGGCGTCCAGGGTGGCTGTCAGGCCGGGCAGCGCGGCGCGCGCGCCCGTCAGGGTCAGGGTGAGGGGACCCGCGGGGGGGCATACGTCACCCTGTGGGGCGCGGGGCACGCTCAGCAGCGTCTGAAGCTGTGCACTCAGCGGTTCGGCGTCCAGCGCCGCGTGCCGGTCCGCGCCCAGCTGCCTGAGCGGCCCGAAAAATTCCGGCACCAGCATCAGGGCCGCCAGCGTCGGGGCCAGCGTGACCTCCCCGCTGAACAGCCGCACCCCGATCCACACGGCCACGAGCGCCGTCGAGAGCGTCGCGGCGAATTCCAGCACGAAGCCCGACAGAAAGGCCACGCGCAGCACCCGCAGGGTCGCTCCCCGCTGCGCGGCCGCTGAGCGGACCAGCACGTCCCGGTACGTGTTCACGGCGCCGAACGCATGCAGGGTTCCGAGGTGCCGCGTCAGGGTCAGCAGCCGGGCGTTCAGCCTCGTGTGCTGCGCCCACTGCGCGTCTGTGGCGGCGTGCGTGGCGAGGCCCACCAGCCACAGGAACACCACCGTGAGCGGTCCCGTGACCAGCAGGACCGCGGCGGTGGCCGGGTCCAGCCAGGCGGTGACACCCAGGGCCACCAGCCCGCTGAGGGCGGCGTGCGCCCGGCCGGGCAGGTAGCGCGCGAACAGGGGGGTCAGGCGCGGACCCAGTTCCGCGGACAGCGCCAGCAGGTCCGCCGTCCTCCGCCCGGCCAGCGCCACAGGCCCCAGTGCCAGCGCGGCGTCCGTCAGGCGTTCGCGCCACGTCCGGACGGCGCGCGCCGCGAACGCCTGCGTCAGGGTGTCGCGCGTGGCGGCGGTGGCGGCCCTCAGCCCCAACCCCAGCGCCACACTCCAGTACGGCGGGGTCATGGGCGCGGGCCCGCGCAGCAGCGCCGCCATCCACTCGGCCGCCTGCACGAACGCCAGCGCGGTGCCCAGGGCGCCCAGGAGGCTCAGACCAGCACTCAGGGCCAGGGAGGCGGGGGCGCCCGGAACAGCCGCAAGAAAACGCAGGGGGCCGGAGGAACGCGCCGGCCGCCCTGGCTGGAAGGAAGGTGGAGGTGCCGGGGAGGCAGCGGTCATGGCCACAGCCTGCGCGTCCCCGTCCGGTCTTGCGAGGGGCGCGCGTCCTGATCTTCACATCCGGCCCCCCCGGGCCTGAAGCTGATCTTCAGACTTGGGCCAAGCCGCGGCCGCCCCGCTCCGGCGAAGCGTTCTGGGCTGACCCTTACGTCAGTTCAAGGTTCGCTGATGCTCCACTGAAGCTCCGCTCCACGAACCCTGAACGCTGCCGTCATCAGCGCCTGCACCCGGCACGCCAGACTGCGGGCATGACCCTGATCTTCGCGCTGTCCGCCATCGCCGTTCCCCTGCTGGTCCTGCCCGTGCTGTATCCGAACCGGGAACAGGGGCAACGTGAATAAGCGCGGCGCGAGGCGTGGAGCGGGGCACCTGAGTCACAGGTGCCCCGCTTCCCTTGGCTCCTGGAAGTCCTGTTTCAGGGGGTAGGGCGGGTCAGAGCGTAGGGAATCACGTGCGGCCGCCCGGTGTCCGGGTCGGGCAGCAGGTGAGCGCGCAGGCCGAACACGTCACGCAGCAGGTCGTGGGTCAGGATCTCCCCGGACGGCCCGTGCGCGTACACCTGACCGCCTTTCATGGCGATCAGCTCATCGCTGTAACGCGCCGCCTGGTTCAGGTCATGCAGCACCATGACGACCGTCTTGCCCTGCTCACGGTTCAGGCGCTGGGCAAGGTGCAGGACCTCCAGCTGATGCGACGGGTCCAGGTACGTGGTCGGCTCATCGAGCAGCAGGATGTCGGTCTGCTGCGCCAGGCTCATGGCGATCCACGCCCGCTGACGCTGCCCGCCACTCAGGGCGTCGAGCGGCCTCGACGCG is a genomic window of Deinococcus taeanensis containing:
- a CDS encoding cytochrome ubiquinol oxidase subunit I is translated as MNEILGFSTLDLSRFQFATTSIFHYFFVPFTVGFALIIATLQTIAHRTQDPKMENLTRFFGHLFFINFAVGVVTGIVQEFQFGMNWQGFSNFVGNIFGVPLALEVLMAFFLESTFLGLWWFGKDRLPAWAGLASIWIVAAGTTISAFWIIIANAWMQHPVGFELRGGRAVMTDAWAIVTNPKGLEWFAHLWTGGLTVAAFFVLAVSAYHLRRRANVDAFRVSFKVALVTALIGSAGVIAAGHAQGQSAVRDQPMKYAAFSALWETPQGTQMPESLLALPSNAGRENRFELSVPYLGSFLAFNNFSGRAQGINDLQRAYEARYGPGNYTPWVWPVYWAFRVMVGLGFLMLLVSLIYTWRWRTGKLETPGRLYPLLLVMPLAPHLANFSGWIATEMGRQPWIVQGLLRTQDAVSRLNPLWVLLFLAAFWMVYLTLIGLDVFLLTRTARAGMHEPDVETPSVPAPEYVAEGARA
- a CDS encoding ATP-binding cassette domain-containing protein, with the translated sequence MTGRAFVLPALLGAAATVAGVLLAGASGRLIARAALRPEVFLSLTLLVTLVRALGVGRAALRYAERLSGHAAALRSGEAQRLALFDRLSTFGRDLLAHERSGDLLARSGADLDARQFEALRVHLPTLAFAAAALLSAGWLLSLDTPLGLALLGPLVLAATLPWAARRRAGRLARQEATLAREHGARLLDALSAGADGAAALHRPALAALAGQLHRTQRAQGQLSAALTLGREALFAVAVLGVLTRGAALVDLGALGGAWLAAVVLLAAAAFDALGPLALVPGAHAAATAARARAAELGALHPAVQAPPHPLALAAGPLAVNLRNVTVTRGGRTVLRSVTLHLAPGETVGLVGRSGEGKTTLARLLTRDLDPDSGQVQLGGADLRALDPAALRARLSLHEQDAPLLDGSVEENLRLGAPHAPRERFRALLDDLGLGHLHLSTWVGEGGARLSGGERARVSLARALLKEADVLILDEPTAHLDPATEAQVLRVIDCERAGRSLLLITHRRAPLALTTRQVELRAAGLHPAATPDRRAV
- a CDS encoding ABC transporter ATP-binding protein/permease, which produces MTAASPAPPPSFQPGRPARSSGPLRFLAAVPGAPASLALSAGLSLLGALGTALAFVQAAEWMAALLRGPAPMTPPYWSVALGLGLRAATAATRDTLTQAFAARAVRTWRERLTDAALALGPVALAGRRTADLLALSAELGPRLTPLFARYLPGRAHAALSGLVALGVTAWLDPATAAVLLVTGPLTVVFLWLVGLATHAATDAQWAQHTRLNARLLTLTRHLGTLHAFGAVNTYRDVLVRSAAAQRGATLRVLRVAFLSGFVLEFAATLSTALVAVWIGVRLFSGEVTLAPTLAALMLVPEFFGPLRQLGADRHAALDAEPLSAQLQTLLSVPRAPQGDVCPPAGPLTLTLTGARAALPGLTATLDAHLPAGAHVALLGPSGSGKSALLHALGKYVGHDGEILVNGASLNSLQAPAWAGRVALVPQHPRLLAASVRENLRLLAPHTADPAVQRAVDAVGLRATVDALPRGLDEPLGEGGTLLSGGETARLGLARALLAGADLLLLDEVTAHLDDETAQDVHRLVARAAAGRTVVLVTHRAPPPGWPVLHLKEAGA